In Vibrio hippocampi, a single genomic region encodes these proteins:
- a CDS encoding alpha-amylase family glycosyl hydrolase, whose product MSGLHTCTGGANVILHAFDWKYADIAERAQQIHQLGYGSVLVSPAMTSAQNHEWWQRYQPQDYRVIDNALGNTTDFKRMVQALAHYDIWVYADVVFNHMANESGIRSDLNYPSQTIMAQYQSQPEHYQALTLFGDLSQPLFTEHDFVEAFGIEDWKDKWQVQNGRITGGASDPGLPTLKVNEHVIEQQRQYLKALKQIGVKGFRIDAAKHMTQEHIAQVWSDDIVDDIHIFGEIITDGGATEQEYEIFLQPYLEHTQLGAYDFPLFSTMYQAFTRRGSFKSLINPYCFGQALSNKRAITFAITHDIPNNEVFQSLIMREEDEWLAYAYILGRDGGVPLIYTDLDTSGIRSKEGSPRWQNAWKDPRMAKMIEFHNRTHGEPMQILKASSDILVIKRGNKGVLAINKSTRSHTIKLNLSASYCDLIQGNMICIDNKLKMGAKSASMLLAQTGSSPHK is encoded by the coding sequence ATGAGTGGTTTGCACACATGTACTGGCGGAGCGAATGTGATTTTGCACGCTTTTGATTGGAAGTATGCCGATATTGCAGAGCGTGCCCAACAGATCCACCAATTAGGTTATGGTTCCGTCTTAGTATCGCCCGCGATGACCAGCGCACAGAATCACGAGTGGTGGCAGAGGTATCAGCCGCAAGATTATCGTGTGATTGATAATGCTTTAGGCAATACCACCGATTTTAAACGTATGGTGCAAGCATTAGCGCACTACGATATTTGGGTCTACGCCGACGTGGTCTTTAATCATATGGCGAATGAGTCGGGTATTCGCTCGGACCTCAATTATCCCAGTCAAACAATAATGGCGCAGTATCAGTCGCAACCAGAACACTATCAAGCACTGACGCTGTTTGGCGATCTTTCTCAACCTCTATTTACTGAGCATGACTTTGTAGAAGCGTTTGGCATTGAAGATTGGAAAGATAAATGGCAAGTGCAAAACGGGCGTATCACAGGAGGCGCGAGTGATCCCGGTTTACCGACATTAAAGGTGAATGAGCATGTGATTGAGCAGCAGAGGCAATATCTAAAAGCATTAAAACAGATCGGTGTAAAAGGCTTTCGAATTGACGCCGCAAAGCATATGACGCAAGAGCATATCGCTCAGGTTTGGAGCGATGATATTGTGGATGATATACATATTTTTGGTGAGATTATTACCGATGGTGGCGCGACGGAACAAGAGTATGAAATATTTCTTCAGCCATACCTCGAACATACCCAATTAGGCGCGTACGACTTCCCGCTGTTTTCCACTATGTACCAAGCGTTTACTCGTCGAGGCAGCTTTAAATCACTTATCAATCCCTACTGTTTTGGACAAGCTCTATCAAATAAACGGGCAATCACTTTTGCGATCACCCATGACATACCAAACAATGAGGTGTTTCAGAGTTTGATTATGCGTGAAGAAGATGAGTGGTTAGCTTACGCCTATATATTAGGGCGAGATGGCGGCGTACCACTGATTTACACCGACCTCGACACCAGTGGTATTCGATCAAAAGAGGGTTCGCCTCGTTGGCAAAATGCATGGAAAGATCCGCGCATGGCGAAAATGATTGAGTTTCATAATCGAACTCACGGCGAACCGATGCAGATATTGAAAGCGAGCTCAGACATATTAGTGATAAAGCGTGGCAATAAAGGCGTATTGGCGATTAATAAATCTACCCGTTCACATACGATTAAGTTGAATTTGTCGGCAAGTTATTGTGATTTAATTCAAGGCAACATGATTTGTATTGATAATAAGCTGAAAATGGGGGCTAAATCTGCGTCGATGCTCCTTGCACAAACAGGAAGCTCCCCGCATAAATAG
- a CDS encoding alpha-amylase — protein sequence MKLATTALLLTSVLLTSVSALADPNITISTGTTSRDYPLNSEQPLVVSLVKDAYRFKVVGVTGDCTAPQSQKIKFSSPIALDCQQPTEFDIKIRFSGDYALTFDNTQQTLKISRASKKRTENTFKRPIPKVECQVYNGGEVSIALDDSFTEGTSLREVFSGKQVVVQNQQVTLTPSPTSGGMILLERLDATHQPNLFNYRNANIYFVMVDRFNNGEPSNDHSYGRRSDGQQEIGTFHGGDLKGVIAKLDYIQSLGTDAIWLSPIVEQVHGFVGGGDSGSFPFYAYHGYWTRDFTKVDENFGNDDDLKRLVEAAHQRGIKVLLDAVINHPGYATLADLQFDGVDTVTHSDGLSSRWQDWQPKQGQNWHSFHQHIDYNHTNWSQWWGKDWVRAGLPGYPSPGSSDTTLTLAGLPDFLTESDKGVTPPQWLLENPGTRVVARDNYSVADYLIEWQTDWVKRFGIDGYRVDTVKHVEGEVWQRLKQQASLALDEWRAERNKHGEPFWMMGEVWGHTAYRSPYFDDGFDALINFDMQKKLDKGAACFSQMADTYQDYANTIASSEDFNPVSYMSSHDTELFFSRFNQLSMQRNAANALLLSPGAVQVYYGDEVGRPIGPYADDFHQGTRSAMIWQLDQERQALLEHWQTLGQFRQRHPSVGAGLHREIPQANAYVFSRTLADDTIVAAFVGHKAKP from the coding sequence ATGAAACTTGCCACGACAGCCTTACTGTTAACATCAGTATTACTTACATCGGTTAGCGCTCTAGCTGATCCTAATATTACTATCTCCACCGGCACCACCAGTCGAGATTATCCTCTCAATAGTGAGCAACCACTGGTGGTTTCATTGGTTAAAGATGCTTACCGATTTAAGGTGGTCGGCGTGACGGGAGATTGCACAGCGCCGCAGAGCCAAAAGATTAAGTTTAGCTCGCCCATTGCCCTTGATTGCCAACAACCCACTGAGTTTGATATTAAGATTCGCTTCAGCGGTGATTATGCGTTGACCTTCGATAACACTCAACAGACGCTGAAAATCAGTCGTGCGAGCAAAAAGCGCACGGAAAACACCTTTAAACGACCGATCCCAAAGGTCGAGTGTCAAGTGTATAACGGTGGTGAGGTGAGCATTGCCTTGGACGACAGTTTTACAGAGGGCACAAGTTTGCGAGAGGTGTTTTCTGGCAAACAAGTTGTGGTGCAGAACCAACAAGTCACACTCACGCCGAGCCCGACATCCGGAGGTATGATTTTACTGGAACGCCTTGACGCCACTCATCAACCGAATCTGTTCAATTATCGTAATGCCAATATCTATTTTGTGATGGTGGATCGTTTTAATAATGGCGAACCCAGCAATGACCACAGCTACGGACGTCGCAGCGATGGACAGCAGGAGATAGGGACATTCCATGGTGGCGATCTCAAAGGTGTGATTGCTAAGCTGGATTATATTCAGAGCTTGGGCACGGATGCGATCTGGTTGTCACCGATTGTTGAGCAAGTGCATGGCTTTGTTGGGGGCGGCGACAGTGGATCGTTTCCATTTTATGCCTATCACGGCTATTGGACCCGCGACTTCACTAAAGTGGATGAGAACTTTGGTAACGATGACGATCTCAAGCGTTTGGTTGAAGCCGCCCATCAGCGAGGCATCAAGGTGTTGTTGGATGCGGTGATTAATCACCCAGGCTATGCCACCCTTGCGGATTTACAGTTTGATGGTGTGGATACGGTGACTCATAGCGATGGGTTGTCGTCTCGTTGGCAAGATTGGCAGCCAAAGCAGGGACAAAATTGGCACAGTTTTCATCAGCACATTGATTATAACCACACCAATTGGAGCCAATGGTGGGGCAAAGATTGGGTACGAGCAGGGTTGCCGGGTTATCCATCCCCAGGTAGCAGTGATACAACGCTAACGTTGGCAGGGTTACCCGACTTTCTAACTGAGAGTGATAAAGGCGTGACGCCGCCACAATGGTTGCTGGAAAACCCCGGCACGCGTGTCGTCGCTCGCGACAATTATAGTGTGGCGGACTACTTAATTGAGTGGCAAACCGATTGGGTTAAGCGTTTTGGTATTGATGGATACCGTGTCGATACCGTGAAGCATGTAGAAGGCGAAGTTTGGCAACGCTTGAAGCAGCAGGCATCTCTCGCCTTGGATGAGTGGCGAGCAGAGAGGAATAAACATGGTGAGCCGTTTTGGATGATGGGTGAGGTTTGGGGGCATACCGCTTATCGCAGTCCTTATTTTGATGATGGTTTTGACGCTCTAATTAACTTTGATATGCAGAAAAAACTGGATAAAGGAGCGGCGTGCTTTAGCCAGATGGCGGACACCTATCAAGATTATGCCAATACCATCGCGAGCAGCGAAGACTTTAATCCGGTCAGTTATATGTCTTCCCATGATACCGAACTGTTCTTTAGTCGCTTCAATCAATTGTCGATGCAGCGCAATGCCGCCAATGCCTTGCTGCTATCACCGGGCGCGGTGCAGGTTTACTATGGGGATGAAGTTGGTCGTCCAATTGGTCCTTATGCGGATGATTTTCACCAAGGCACTCGCTCTGCGATGATTTGGCAATTAGACCAAGAGCGCCAAGCCTTGCTTGAGCATTGGCAAACGCTCGGTCAATTTCGTCAGCGTCACCCTTCGGTGGGGGCGGGCTTACACCGTGAAATTCCTCAAGCCAATGCGTATGTTTTCTCGCGTACGTTAGCAGACGATACCATCGTCGCCGCGTTTGTTGGTCACAAAGCGAAACCCTAG
- the lamB gene encoding maltoporin LamB yields the protein MKKVSIVAAAVAASLAAGSAFAVDFNGYMRAGTGVSANGGSDVSFLKNGIGRLGNENDNYYEFGLNEELTYKDQTWRIESMIAQGNDGASAWEEKGVNVAQFAVKAKGILAGNKDATLWAGKTYYQRKDIHISDFYFLNTSGTGGGIENLAVGNQKLSLALIQDGENDEGSGYIFDARLANISLWNDASLEIAAAYNFSTEKEDQDIDGDDGLLATAIIHQGTSNGFNQTVIQAGTAGYGVQAANFWGAGNYYDRSGAYNDSTGFRAINWGVVNLGDNWEMGHQLAYLSGTDIGGKDDDGNLTNKEFDTQQYSVVVRPMYKWNDTMRTVFEAGYNAGEQINAAGTALEDFGGYKFTVAQAWAMGDSFWSRPELRVYGTYLADTEGENLDGDDNNFVVGVQVEAWF from the coding sequence ATGAAAAAAGTAAGTATCGTCGCAGCTGCGGTAGCTGCTTCTCTAGCGGCGGGTTCTGCGTTCGCAGTGGATTTTAATGGTTACATGCGTGCGGGTACTGGTGTCAGTGCCAATGGCGGTAGCGATGTATCATTCCTTAAAAACGGTATCGGTCGTCTAGGTAACGAAAACGACAACTACTACGAGTTTGGTCTGAACGAAGAGTTAACGTACAAGGATCAAACTTGGCGTATCGAATCTATGATTGCTCAGGGCAATGACGGCGCGAGTGCATGGGAAGAGAAAGGCGTCAACGTGGCGCAATTCGCGGTTAAAGCGAAAGGAATTCTTGCTGGTAACAAAGACGCGACACTTTGGGCTGGTAAGACATACTACCAACGTAAAGATATTCATATCTCTGATTTCTACTTCCTAAATACATCGGGTACTGGTGGTGGTATCGAAAACCTAGCCGTGGGTAACCAAAAACTGTCTCTAGCATTGATCCAAGATGGCGAAAATGACGAGGGTAGCGGTTACATTTTTGATGCTCGTCTCGCTAACATTAGTCTGTGGAATGACGCGTCGCTAGAAATCGCAGCAGCCTACAACTTCTCAACAGAAAAAGAAGATCAGGACATCGATGGTGACGACGGTCTTCTTGCTACCGCTATCATCCATCAAGGCACTAGCAACGGTTTTAACCAAACCGTCATTCAAGCGGGTACCGCAGGTTACGGTGTTCAAGCCGCTAACTTCTGGGGTGCAGGTAACTACTACGATCGCTCAGGCGCATACAATGATTCTACCGGTTTCCGCGCAATTAACTGGGGTGTGGTCAACCTTGGTGACAATTGGGAAATGGGTCACCAGTTAGCTTACCTATCAGGTACTGATATTGGTGGTAAAGATGATGATGGTAACCTAACCAATAAAGAGTTTGATACTCAACAATACTCCGTTGTCGTTCGCCCAATGTATAAGTGGAACGACACCATGCGTACTGTTTTTGAAGCGGGCTACAATGCGGGTGAGCAAATCAACGCTGCTGGTACTGCTCTAGAAGACTTCGGTGGCTATAAATTCACCGTTGCTCAAGCTTGGGCTATGGGCGACAGCTTCTGGTCTCGCCCTGAACTGCGCGTATACGGCACTTACCTTGCCGACACAGAAGGTGAAAATCTTGACGGCGACGATAATAACTTCGTAGTCGGTGTACAAGTCGAGGCATGGTTCTAA
- a CDS encoding MalM family protein, translating into MYFRALMLGGCVALSGCQSTEVIEQTQVAQAQQANNVSQLQSIKMTLPSSAIVDITEQSQRFKYQHIDSPVAVFELPANRGEFAISITSLIEQTAFVPRAVIIDKNNQEIERIEKADFAYQKPRLSKGNRLVAEREFFPPVGLDSVYLVVYTDKADLAGSTDVIHPARLDAEARGNYFPEAQDLSIPNANTGTIEVSLDSVSLFSIGSSTNQTAAPQAATIGAATAVKAVESVQPDTQVYYHNAIREAVESNNIPKALSLLDEAKALGVEGAQEVFVQAVNSK; encoded by the coding sequence ATGTACTTTCGTGCCCTTATGTTAGGTGGTTGTGTCGCTCTCTCCGGCTGCCAATCCACCGAAGTGATTGAACAGACGCAAGTCGCTCAAGCTCAACAAGCTAATAACGTTTCGCAACTTCAATCGATCAAGATGACGCTTCCAAGTTCTGCCATTGTGGATATCACCGAGCAAAGTCAGAGGTTCAAATATCAGCATATTGATAGCCCTGTTGCAGTGTTCGAACTGCCAGCGAACCGCGGTGAGTTTGCCATTTCTATCACTAGCTTAATCGAACAAACGGCATTTGTACCAAGAGCGGTGATCATCGATAAAAACAACCAAGAGATTGAACGCATCGAAAAAGCCGATTTCGCGTACCAAAAACCGCGACTTAGCAAAGGAAATCGATTAGTCGCCGAGAGGGAGTTTTTCCCACCCGTTGGCTTAGATTCTGTTTATCTTGTGGTTTATACCGATAAAGCGGATTTAGCTGGCAGTACCGATGTGATCCACCCTGCTCGTTTAGATGCTGAAGCTCGAGGTAACTACTTCCCAGAAGCGCAGGATCTTTCAATCCCCAACGCGAACACGGGGACAATTGAAGTGTCTCTCGATAGCGTCAGTCTTTTCTCAATCGGTTCATCGACTAACCAAACCGCAGCACCACAAGCGGCAACCATAGGAGCGGCGACCGCAGTAAAAGCCGTAGAATCCGTGCAGCCAGATACCCAAGTTTACTACCACAATGCGATTAGAGAAGCGGTGGAATCCAATAACATCCCTAAAGCTCTTAGCTTACTCGATGAAGCGAAAGCATTAGGGGTAGAAGGTGCACAAGAAGTGTTTGTGCAGGCGGTTAATAGTAAGTAG
- the malQ gene encoding 4-alpha-glucanotransferase, which yields MKQQTVLKKVADMARLADSYVSAWGDEAEVSETTLRRLLTSLGYDTSNDENLLASAEKKHKKPVLEPVLVLRDGDAFEVELNLGTSARENDFSWRLETEQGEVFEGYLQYQTIRDERADGGPLVFGLPKDLAWGYHTLFINRKRRKVPYQMTLIRTPRACFKQGALQQQRKLWGPSVQLYTLRTQHNWGMGDFGDLKQLVSDIAARGGDFIGLNPIHSLFPANPEGASPYSPSSRRWLNVLYIDVSSVPEFALSAQAQQLVGSTEFQQRLKAARETEWVNYSEVSTLKMSVLPLLFDEFKTRHLDKESSRARAFLDFVEQGGDSLVHQAAFDALHADLRAEDEHTWGWPVFPENYRCYRSAATQKYIRENQDKVHLYMYLQWLANDQIKEAQNLAEEKGMAVGLYRDLAVGVADSGSEAWADDGNLVLDASIGAPPDVLGPLGQNWGLPPLNPQVLRTTSYDAYIQLLRANMKHCGALRIDHVLGLLRLWWIPKGEKATEGAYLYYPVEDMLAILALESHRHQCSVIGEDLGTVPDEIVDILRDAGVHSYKVFFFETSEEDGGFISPTHYAGQSMSALCTHDMPTLRGFWHCDDLKLGREIGLYPDEKQLAALFDDRLVCKQGILDSVRWHGYLPDGVGHDAQYVPMDGYLNEALQLHVAAGNSALLSVQLEDWLEMENPVNIPGTVDEYPNWRRKLSINLDEIFRRENVNRMAKHLTEVRAKASGQ from the coding sequence ATGAAACAACAAACAGTATTAAAGAAAGTCGCAGACATGGCGCGCTTAGCTGACAGTTATGTTAGCGCATGGGGAGACGAGGCTGAGGTGTCAGAAACCACCCTGCGCCGCCTACTCACGTCACTCGGCTACGACACAAGCAATGATGAAAATTTACTAGCATCAGCAGAAAAGAAGCATAAAAAGCCAGTTTTAGAGCCGGTACTTGTGCTTCGCGATGGTGATGCTTTTGAGGTAGAACTTAACCTTGGCACAAGTGCTCGTGAAAATGATTTCAGCTGGCGTTTGGAAACTGAGCAAGGTGAGGTGTTTGAAGGCTACCTACAATATCAAACGATTCGTGATGAGCGTGCCGACGGTGGACCTCTCGTCTTTGGATTGCCAAAAGATCTTGCCTGGGGTTATCACACACTCTTTATCAATCGTAAGCGCCGTAAAGTGCCTTACCAAATGACGCTGATTAGAACACCAAGAGCCTGCTTTAAGCAGGGCGCTCTTCAACAACAGAGAAAGCTCTGGGGTCCGAGTGTTCAACTTTACACCCTTCGTACCCAACATAACTGGGGAATGGGAGACTTTGGTGACCTTAAACAGTTAGTCAGTGATATTGCCGCTCGTGGTGGTGACTTTATCGGCTTAAACCCAATTCACTCGCTATTTCCGGCTAATCCCGAAGGGGCGAGCCCTTACAGCCCATCTTCGCGTCGCTGGCTAAATGTTCTGTATATCGATGTGAGTTCGGTACCTGAGTTTGCATTAAGTGCTCAGGCTCAGCAGTTAGTAGGAAGCACCGAGTTCCAGCAACGTCTAAAAGCCGCTCGAGAAACTGAGTGGGTGAATTATAGCGAAGTATCAACACTCAAAATGAGTGTGCTTCCACTGCTATTTGATGAATTTAAAACTCGCCATTTAGACAAAGAGAGTAGTCGCGCGAGGGCTTTCTTGGACTTTGTTGAACAGGGCGGCGATAGCTTAGTGCATCAGGCGGCGTTTGATGCCTTACATGCGGATTTACGTGCGGAAGATGAGCACACTTGGGGTTGGCCTGTCTTCCCTGAAAACTATCGTTGTTATCGCTCTGCGGCAACGCAAAAGTACATCAGAGAAAACCAAGACAAGGTTCATCTCTATATGTATTTACAATGGCTAGCGAATGACCAGATCAAAGAAGCGCAAAATCTTGCAGAAGAGAAAGGCATGGCGGTTGGTCTTTATCGCGATCTTGCTGTGGGTGTGGCTGACTCAGGCAGTGAAGCGTGGGCAGATGATGGTAACTTGGTGCTTGATGCGAGTATCGGCGCACCGCCAGACGTTCTTGGTCCTCTGGGGCAAAATTGGGGACTGCCACCTCTTAATCCACAAGTGCTGAGAACCACCAGTTACGATGCCTATATCCAACTGTTGCGCGCCAATATGAAGCACTGCGGCGCATTGCGTATCGACCATGTATTAGGGCTATTGCGTTTGTGGTGGATCCCCAAAGGCGAGAAGGCGACGGAAGGCGCGTACCTTTATTACCCAGTGGAAGATATGCTGGCGATTCTTGCTCTTGAGTCGCACCGTCACCAATGTTCGGTGATTGGCGAAGATTTGGGCACGGTTCCGGATGAAATCGTTGATATCTTGCGAGATGCTGGTGTTCACTCTTATAAGGTGTTCTTTTTCGAAACGTCAGAAGAGGATGGCGGATTTATTTCACCGACACATTATGCTGGTCAATCAATGTCTGCGCTTTGTACCCACGATATGCCGACGCTGCGTGGTTTTTGGCACTGCGATGACTTGAAACTGGGGCGTGAAATTGGATTGTATCCCGATGAAAAGCAGCTAGCGGCGTTATTTGATGATCGCTTAGTGTGTAAACAAGGCATCCTAGATAGTGTTCGTTGGCATGGTTATCTGCCTGATGGTGTAGGACACGATGCCCAATATGTACCAATGGATGGTTACTTAAATGAAGCGTTGCAACTGCATGTTGCTGCAGGAAATTCTGCTTTACTGAGCGTTCAGTTAGAGGACTGGTTGGAGATGGAAAACCCCGTTAACATCCCGGGCACCGTCGATGAATACCCGAACTGGCGTCGTAAGCTATCGATCAATCTAGACGAGATTTTCCGTCGCGAGAATGTGAATCGAATGGCTAAACATTTAACTGAGGTACGAGCAAAAGCCAGTGGTCAATAA
- a CDS encoding glycogen/starch/alpha-glucan phosphorylase has protein sequence MKPSLQKKFDKKSFQQSVKKHLSVTYAHTIDNADSRIWYLAMGRALSEFTTFDLLATEADPQVQQAKSVNYLSLEFLIGRLTGNNLISMGLYEQVTEAMAELGHSLTDLLEEERDPSLGNGGLGRLAACFMDSCAAQEYPTVGYGLHYEYGLFKQSFKEGRQQEAPDAWRGVEGYPWEIARPELAQEIGFYGSVETVMENGKEVRKWVPGMFVKAMPWDLPIVGYESETVYPLRLWECQAITPFSLASFNNGDYFEAQHALLDAGNITKVLYPNDNHEKGKTLRLMQQYFHSAASVRDILRRHQATGYSLEQLPEQETIQLNDTHPTIAIPELMRILIDEKGLTWEAAWDISSKTFAYTNHTLLPEALETWSESLIQHLLPRHMEIIYEINHRFLQQVRAMWPGDAAKQQKLSIIEEGFHRMVRMANLCVIGSYAVNGVAALHSQLVKKDLFPEFHEMYPTRLHNVTNGITPRRWLKFCNPGLSNLISEKIGTEWPAKLEQLEGIAQYATDARFQQAFMAVKKQNKQRLADWVEENMGIKLDTNAIFDVQIKRLHEYKRQHLDLLHILSLYHRIINNPDFECTPRVAFFAAKAAPGYHLAKEIIFAVNKIADKINNDPRIGNKLKVVFIPDYRVSMAEIIIPAADVSQQISLAGKEASGTGNMKMALNGALTIGTMDGANVEIREEVGDENIYIFGLDVEGVKELKAQGYNPYDYYNADHLLKASLDLLLGEEFTPGQPGLLRATYDSLLDGGDPYLCLADFASYVEAHEAMGKQYQDQAGWAKKAILNTALVGKFTSDRSIRDYVNNIWKLEAVNR, from the coding sequence ATGAAGCCTAGCCTACAAAAAAAATTTGATAAGAAGTCATTCCAACAAAGCGTAAAGAAACATTTATCTGTTACTTATGCCCACACTATTGACAACGCAGACAGCCGTATTTGGTATTTGGCGATGGGTCGAGCACTATCGGAGTTCACGACCTTTGATCTGCTGGCGACGGAAGCTGACCCTCAAGTACAGCAAGCCAAAAGTGTTAACTACCTATCGCTTGAGTTTTTGATTGGTCGTCTAACCGGTAATAACCTCATCAGCATGGGGCTCTATGAGCAAGTCACTGAAGCGATGGCTGAGTTAGGTCACAGCCTTACCGATTTGCTAGAGGAAGAGCGTGATCCCTCTCTAGGCAACGGTGGTCTTGGTCGTCTCGCAGCGTGCTTTATGGATTCTTGTGCTGCTCAAGAGTACCCAACGGTTGGCTACGGTCTTCACTACGAGTACGGACTGTTTAAACAATCCTTCAAGGAGGGTCGTCAACAAGAAGCACCAGACGCATGGCGTGGTGTAGAAGGTTACCCTTGGGAGATTGCTCGACCAGAGCTTGCGCAAGAGATCGGTTTTTATGGCAGCGTAGAAACGGTCATGGAAAACGGGAAAGAAGTGCGCAAATGGGTGCCGGGTATGTTTGTTAAAGCGATGCCTTGGGATCTACCGATTGTCGGCTATGAGTCTGAAACGGTTTATCCACTGCGTCTGTGGGAATGTCAGGCTATTACGCCGTTTTCCCTCGCCAGTTTCAACAATGGTGACTACTTCGAAGCTCAGCATGCGTTGCTGGATGCAGGCAATATCACCAAAGTGTTATATCCAAATGATAACCACGAGAAAGGCAAGACTCTGCGTCTAATGCAGCAGTATTTCCATTCAGCCGCGTCGGTACGCGACATTTTGCGTCGTCACCAAGCCACAGGTTACTCCCTTGAGCAGCTGCCTGAACAAGAAACGATTCAGCTTAACGATACTCACCCGACGATTGCCATTCCTGAGTTAATGCGCATCCTCATTGATGAGAAAGGTCTCACTTGGGAAGCCGCTTGGGATATCAGCTCTAAGACCTTTGCTTATACCAACCATACGTTACTTCCAGAAGCGTTAGAAACGTGGTCTGAATCTTTGATTCAGCACTTATTGCCGCGTCACATGGAAATCATCTACGAAATCAACCACCGTTTCCTACAACAAGTGCGTGCGATGTGGCCAGGTGATGCGGCTAAGCAACAGAAGCTATCTATCATCGAAGAAGGCTTCCACCGTATGGTGCGCATGGCAAACTTGTGTGTGATTGGTTCTTATGCGGTCAACGGCGTAGCAGCTTTACACTCTCAATTGGTGAAGAAAGACCTGTTCCCTGAGTTTCATGAGATGTACCCAACGCGTCTACACAATGTGACCAATGGGATCACGCCAAGACGTTGGTTGAAATTCTGTAACCCAGGTCTATCAAACTTGATCTCTGAGAAAATTGGTACTGAGTGGCCCGCTAAGCTTGAGCAGCTTGAAGGTATTGCACAGTACGCAACCGATGCCCGTTTCCAGCAAGCGTTTATGGCGGTTAAGAAGCAGAACAAACAGCGTTTGGCGGATTGGGTTGAAGAGAATATGGGCATCAAGCTCGATACCAACGCTATCTTTGATGTTCAGATTAAACGTCTACATGAATACAAGCGTCAGCATTTAGACCTGTTGCACATCTTGTCTCTGTACCATCGCATCATCAACAACCCTGATTTTGAATGTACACCTCGTGTGGCGTTCTTTGCAGCGAAAGCAGCCCCAGGTTATCACCTAGCGAAAGAGATTATTTTCGCGGTCAACAAGATAGCCGACAAGATCAATAACGACCCGCGTATTGGTAACAAACTGAAAGTGGTCTTTATTCCTGACTACCGCGTTAGCATGGCGGAGATCATTATTCCGGCGGCGGATGTGTCACAACAAATTTCTTTAGCCGGTAAAGAAGCCTCCGGTACGGGCAACATGAAGATGGCGCTAAACGGTGCATTGACTATCGGTACGATGGATGGTGCCAACGTTGAGATCCGTGAAGAAGTTGGCGATGAAAATATCTACATTTTCGGTCTCGATGTTGAAGGAGTGAAAGAGTTAAAAGCTCAAGGCTATAACCCTTACGACTACTACAATGCCGATCACCTGCTTAAAGCCTCTCTGGACTTACTACTCGGTGAAGAGTTCACACCAGGTCAACCGGGCTTGTTGCGTGCAACTTACGACAGTTTGCTTGATGGTGGTGATCCATACCTATGTTTGGCTGACTTTGCTTCTTATGTTGAAGCGCACGAAGCCATGGGTAAGCAGTACCAAGATCAAGCTGGATGGGCAAAGAAAGCCATTCTTAACACCGCGCTAGTAGGTAAGTTCACATCAGACCGCTCGATTCGCGATTATGTGAATAATATCTGGAAACTAGAAGCCGTTAATCGTTAA